The following proteins are encoded in a genomic region of Zea mays cultivar B73 chromosome 9, Zm-B73-REFERENCE-NAM-5.0, whole genome shotgun sequence:
- the LOC103638198 gene encoding E3 ubiquitin-protein ligase RING1-like, producing the protein MSSSPAALRFYCHQCDRTVSLAPPASPDADVFCPRCGGGFVEELPPNPSPAPPAAAFFAPPSFDIRHPSDLSAFFGPASPEPLAPGLFDPSNFLHDHFGGLLSGGATIQIVLEGGPPPPGLNFADYFVGSSGLEQLIQQLAENDPNRYGTPPAAKAAVASLPDVAVSADMMQADGGAQCAVCMDDFHLGAAAKQLPCKHVFHKDCIVPWLDLHSSCPVCRFELPTDDPDYNHTHQQHGDSSAPAPPSPAPAVSSPRVAERRFRISLPWPLRAAFGAAQAESSNPTDDDVPPSGSDAAGGPQSQTGYDDLD; encoded by the coding sequence atgtcgtcctcccccGCGGCGCTGCGCTTCTACTGCCACCAGTGCGACCGCACCGTCTCCCTCGCCCCTCCCGCATCCCCGGACGCCGACGTCTTCTGCCCCCGCTGCGGCGGCGGATTCGTCGAGGAGCTTCCTCCCAACCCTAGCCCCGCGCCTCCGGCCGCCGCCTTCTTTGCCCCGCCCTCCTTCGACATCCGCCACCCCAGCGACCTCTCCGCTTTCTTCGGCCCCGCCTCCCCCGAGCCGCTCGCCCCAGGCCTCTTCGATCCCTCCAACTTCCTTCACGACCACTTCGGCGGCCTCCTCTCCGGCGGCGCCACCATCCAGATCGTCCTCGAGGGTGGGCCCCCGCCCCCAGGCCTCAACTTTGCCGACTACTTCGTCGGCTCCTCCGGCCTCGAGCAGCTCATCCAGCAGCTCGCCGAGAACGACCCCAACCGCTACGGCACCCCGCCCGCCGCCAAGGCCGCCGTCGCCTCGCTCCCTGACGTCGCTGTCTCGGCCGACATGATGCAGGCCGACGGCGGCGCTCAGTGTGCCGTCTGCATGGACGACTTCCACCTCGGCGCCGCCGCCAAGCAGCTCCCCTGCAAGCACGTCTTCCACAAGGACTGCATCGTCCCATGGCTCGACCTCCACAGCTCCTGCCCGGTCTGCCGCTTCGAGCTGCCCACCGACGACCCTGACTACAATCACACCCATCAGCAGCACGGTGATTCGTCTGCCCCTGCTCCCCCTTCCCCCGCTCCCGCGGTCTCCTCCCCCAGGGTGGCCGAGAGGAGGTTTAGGATTTCGCTGCCCTGGCCTCTCAGGGCCGCTTTTGGCGCTGCTCAGGCAGAGAGCAGCAATCCCACCGATGATGACGTGCCTCCGTCTGGCAGCGATGCAGCTGGTGGCCCTCAGTCTCAGACTGGATATGATGATCTCGACTGA